A window of the Henckelia pumila isolate YLH828 chromosome 3, ASM3356847v2, whole genome shotgun sequence genome harbors these coding sequences:
- the LOC140890869 gene encoding probable inactive ATP-dependent zinc metalloprotease FTSHI 3, chloroplastic: MASFPLVSNDGFSITQEKLNLCVGNFKLLKGRRTLSCSLSKNCFTSVSKPFVGLSYSYKSQHRLLCSKNGSLVFKNKRNFDAQFVRGEDTEFRKKFSLRLRSRKRLLWTRLVRASMKSTLNSIQTFLRKNVKRLTLTTSLPILLGLSFLFLKITSMSAPQVVPYSDLIMSLQNGYVSKVLFEEGTRRIYYNTKMLNCKDTITMEDKSLSLDENVVDSNANGDVPRNNLEEQNMPGKMKNSRKPSPTWQFATRKIDHDESYLLGLMREKGTSYASAPQSALMSMRSMLITVLTLWIPLIPLMYLLYRQLSAANSPARKRRPSNQLVCFEDVDGVDSAKVELMEIVCCLQGSINYSKLGAKLPRGVLLVGPPGTGKTLLARAVAGEAGVPFFSVSASEFVELFVGRGAARIRDLFKVARKNAPSIIFIDELDAVGGKRGRSFNDERDQTLNQLLTEMDGFESDINVVVIAATNRPEALDPALCRPGRFSRKVYVGEPDEDGRKKILAIHLRGIPLDEDKYLICKLVASLTHGFVGADLANIVNEAALLAARRGAESVSREDIMEAIERAKYGINEKQRSPNTLSRELGRLFPWMPSLMGRNDTGQDGPQGPLGYQTLA, encoded by the exons ATGGCATCTTTTCCTCTTGTTTCGAATGATGGGTTCTCGATTACGCAAGAGAAATTGAATCTTTGTGTTGGGAATTTCAAATTGTTGAAGGGACGTAGAACTCTGTCTTGTTCATTGTCCAAGAATTGCTTTACTTCTGTCTCTAAGCCTTTCGTGGGATTGAGTTATAGTTATAAGTCTCAGCATAGGTTGCTCTGCAGCAAAAATGGTAGCTTAGTTTTCAAAAATAAGAGAAATTTTGATGCTCAATTTGTTAGAGGAGAAGATACTGAGTTTCGAAAGAAGTTTTCATTAAGATTGCGCTCTAGGAAACGATTGTTATGGACAAGATTGGTAAGGGCTTCCATGAAATCTACATTAAACAGCATTCAAACATTCCTGCGAAAGAATGTTAAAAGATTGACCCTTACTACTTCTTTACCTATATTACTAGGTCTGAGCTTTTTGTTTCTTAAAATTACATCAATGTCAGCTCCACAAGTTGTTCCATACTCCGACCTGATAATGAGCCTTCAAAATGGATATGTGTCGAAAGTTTTGTTTGAGGAGGGTACTCGTCGCATATATTACAATACAAAAATGTTGAATTGTAAAGATACCATAACTATGGAAGATAAATCTCTCTCTCTTGATGAGAATGTAGTTGATAGTAATGCCAACGGTGATGTTCCTCGAAATAATCTAGAGGAGCAGAATATGCCAGGAAAAATGAAAAACTCTCGGAAACCATCCCCTACTTGGCAGTTCGCTACAAGAAAGATTGACCATGATGAAAGCTATCTTCTTGGTTTGATGAGGGAAAAAGGAACATCGTATGCCTCAGCGCCTCAATCAGCTTTAATGTCTATGAGGAGTATGTTGATCACAGTGCTCACTTTGTGGATTCCTTTGATTCCTTTAATGTATCTTCTATATCGTCAACTTTCTGCTGCCAATAGTCCGGCCAGAAAAAGAAGACCTAGCAACCAGTTGGTTTGCTTTGAGGATGTGGATGGCGTTGATTCCGCGAAGGTGGAGCTTATGGAG ATAGTTTGTTGCCTCCAAGGATCAATAAACTACAGCAAGCTAGGGGCAAAGTTACCTAGGGGTGTGCTGCTTGTAGGTCCTCCAGGAACAGGAAAGACATTACTAGCCCGTGCAGTTGCTGGAGAAGCCGGAGTACCCTTTTTTTCAGTTTCTGCAAGTGAATTTGTGGAATTATTTGTTGGAAGAGGGGCAGCTCGCATAAGAGATCTTTTCAAAGTTGCAAGGAAGAATGCCCCgtcaattattttcattgatgagCTTGACGCCGTTGGTGGAAAACGTGGAAGAAGTTTCAATGACGAAAGAGACCAGACACTGAACCAG TTGCTGACAGAAATGGATGGCTTTGAGTCGGATATAAATGTAGTTGTTATTGCCGCGACAAATAGACCAGAAGCATTAGATCCAGCCCTCTGTCGACCTGGTCGGTTCTCAAGAAAAGTATATGTTGGGGAACCTGATGAAGATGGTAGGAAAAAGATTCTGGCTATACATCTGAGAGGAATCCCTCTTGATGAGGACAAATACCTCATTTGCAAACTAGTTGCATCTCTTACCCATGGATTTGTCGGGGCTGATCTTGCAAATATTGTCAATGAGGCTGCGTTGCTTGCTGCTCGCAGAG GCGCTGAAAGTGTATCGAGGGAAGATATCATGGAAGCTATTGAAAGAGCCAAGTATGGGATAAATGAGAAACAACGGAGCCCCAACACACTAAGCAGGGAACTTGGAAGGCTGTTTCCATGGATGCCTTCGCTTATGGGTAGAAATGATACAGGACAAGATGGACCACAAGGTCCCCTTGGCTATCAAACTCTGGCATGA